The Saprospiraceae bacterium genome includes a window with the following:
- a CDS encoding UvrD-helicase domain-containing protein: protein MIPIKEKYQQSWQTAYSQLNEKQKLAVATLEGPVMTIAGPGTGKTQLLAVRIGNILMKTDVFPHNILCLTYTDQGANAMRQRLESFIGPDAYNVNIHTFHAFCNSVIRDNMQYFGDFRDLQQVSDLEEASILRSLIDGFSDDHLLKRLKRDEYFEVPRLKNLFALMKQEKWSPESIQDAFEEYKSILLDPERSPHIYRKKLRIKIPARCTMLAT, encoded by the coding sequence ATGATACCCATTAAAGAAAAATATCAGCAATCATGGCAAACTGCATATAGTCAACTAAATGAAAAACAAAAGCTGGCTGTAGCTACTTTGGAAGGTCCCGTAATGACCATCGCAGGGCCGGGTACCGGAAAGACACAACTGCTGGCCGTGCGCATAGGAAATATACTTATGAAAACGGATGTTTTCCCACACAATATACTTTGTCTGACCTATACCGATCAGGGAGCCAATGCGATGCGGCAGCGGCTGGAATCCTTCATAGGACCGGATGCTTACAATGTCAATATCCATACCTTTCATGCATTTTGCAACAGCGTGATCAGAGATAATATGCAGTACTTCGGAGATTTCAGGGACCTTCAGCAGGTGTCTGATCTGGAAGAAGCCAGCATTCTAAGGAGTCTGATAGATGGTTTTTCAGACGATCATCTACTGAAACGGCTCAAAAGAGATGAGTACTTTGAGGTACCGCGATTGAAAAACCTGTTTGCACTGATGAAACAAGAAAAGTGGAGTCCTGAGTCCATTCAGGATGCTTTTGAAGAATATAAAAGCATTCTGCTCGATCCGGAAAGAAGTCCGCACATCTATAGAAAAAAACTACGGATAAAAATACCGGCCAGGTGTACAATGCTGGCGACTTAA
- a CDS encoding amidohydrolase family protein, producing MIQLKESFIKLKSILTFAIYIWFVTCIYTQSSDKFILLKPDRVFDGETMHADWVVLVKGNRIEQAGPMNFNLPAGTVVIDLKGMTLLPGLIEGHTHLFLHPYNEVSWDNQVLNESRAERTVRAVNHARATLMAGFTTVRDLGTEGSMYDDVGLKESIEKGIIPGPRMIISTRALVTSGSYGPKLSPDNQNEIGAAVADGHDDLIREIRTQIGKGADFIKLYADYRWGQNLLAQPTFTQEELKLAVEVTSSSGRKVVTHAVTPEGMRRSVMAGVVTIEHGDLSTDEVFRLMKEKGIALCPTLAAAESILSYSGWKKGTDPEPQRIKDKKRSFALALNSGVTICMGGDVGVFSHGDNAKEMELMVEYGMQPVDVLKSATSVNADVFGYGDKAGRIRKDLLADLIAVSGDPTQDIKNIRNVRFVMKDGVIFK from the coding sequence ATGATACAATTGAAAGAAAGCTTTATAAAGTTGAAAAGCATTTTAACTTTTGCCATTTATATATGGTTTGTAACATGTATTTACACACAATCTTCTGATAAATTTATCCTCCTGAAACCGGATCGGGTATTTGACGGAGAGACGATGCATGCAGATTGGGTCGTGCTGGTAAAAGGGAACCGGATAGAGCAGGCCGGACCGATGAATTTCAACCTTCCTGCAGGTACCGTGGTCATCGATTTGAAAGGCATGACACTCCTTCCGGGACTAATCGAAGGCCATACACATCTCTTTCTACATCCCTACAATGAAGTGTCTTGGGACAATCAGGTGCTGAATGAAAGCAGGGCAGAAAGAACCGTGCGCGCCGTCAACCATGCCAGGGCCACTCTGATGGCAGGTTTTACCACAGTGAGGGATTTGGGTACAGAAGGATCGATGTACGATGATGTGGGACTGAAAGAATCAATAGAGAAGGGCATCATCCCCGGCCCGAGGATGATCATTTCCACCAGGGCATTGGTCACTTCAGGCAGTTATGGGCCTAAATTATCACCAGACAATCAGAACGAAATCGGTGCTGCCGTAGCTGATGGCCATGATGATCTGATCAGAGAAATCAGAACCCAAATAGGCAAAGGAGCAGACTTTATCAAACTATATGCAGACTACAGATGGGGCCAAAACCTACTGGCCCAACCCACTTTTACCCAGGAAGAATTAAAACTTGCAGTAGAAGTTACATCCAGTTCGGGCAGGAAAGTGGTCACCCACGCAGTGACCCCTGAGGGTATGCGCAGATCAGTCATGGCCGGAGTGGTCACTATCGAACATGGAGACTTAAGTACAGATGAAGTATTCCGACTGATGAAAGAAAAAGGGATAGCCTTATGCCCGACATTGGCCGCAGCAGAAAGTATCCTTTCCTACTCAGGATGGAAAAAAGGCACAGATCCCGAACCACAACGGATAAAGGATAAAAAAAGGAGTTTTGCCCTTGCTCTAAACTCAGGAGTGACCATATGTATGGGTGGAGATGTGGGAGTATTTTCTCACGGTGATAATGCCAAAGAAATGGAACTCATGGTAGAATACGGCATGCAGCCTGTTGATGTATTAAAGTCTGCTACATCTGTCAATGCTGATGTGTTTGGTTATGGCGATAAAGCAGGCAGAATCAGAAAAGATCTGTTAGCTGATTTGATTGCCGTGTCAGGAGACCCGACGCAGGATATTAAAAATATCAGGAATGTACGATTTGTCATGAAAGATGGAGTGATTTTTAAATGA
- a CDS encoding serine hydrolase, whose product MKTLLTLIVYIIFTVSAALAQGSYFPDVFWQSKKPEDLGFNQNLLDSAIIMATKNENNVEKDLRIALLKSYVREPGYRIIGPTKHRGGPAGVIIKKGYVIAQWGDVDRVDMTFSATKSYLSTVAGLAVDRGLIASIKDPVKKYVIDESFEAEHNSKVNWEHLLHQNSDWSGTLFGLHDWADRPPKDGGVDEWKSRILVEPGTVYEYNDVRVNLLAYSLLQVWRKPLPIVLKENIMDPIGASTTWRWHGYENSYVNMDGLMMQSVSGGGHHGGGLFSNTMDMARFGLLFLRNGKWKEKQLISERWIQEAIRPSLTQKDYGYLWWLNSDKKWKNVPSGAFYALGYGGNYIIVDKENDMVIVIRWVNDKVEEVLNLIYQSMVKK is encoded by the coding sequence ATGAAGACTTTATTAACCCTAATAGTCTATATAATTTTTACTGTATCAGCTGCTTTAGCGCAGGGGAGCTATTTTCCGGATGTATTTTGGCAATCCAAAAAGCCCGAAGACCTGGGATTTAATCAAAACCTACTGGATAGTGCCATCATCATGGCGACAAAAAATGAAAATAATGTCGAAAAAGATTTACGTATCGCATTGTTGAAGTCTTATGTTAGGGAACCGGGTTACAGAATCATTGGACCGACCAAACACAGAGGAGGTCCTGCCGGGGTCATCATTAAAAAGGGATATGTAATAGCACAATGGGGAGATGTCGATCGTGTAGATATGACCTTCAGTGCTACCAAAAGTTATCTTTCTACGGTCGCCGGTTTGGCAGTGGATAGGGGACTAATCGCGAGCATAAAAGATCCTGTAAAAAAGTATGTCATTGACGAAAGCTTCGAAGCTGAACACAACAGCAAGGTAAACTGGGAGCATTTGCTGCATCAGAATTCTGATTGGTCAGGCACCCTGTTTGGATTGCATGACTGGGCAGACAGACCACCTAAAGATGGAGGTGTCGATGAGTGGAAAAGCCGCATTTTGGTTGAACCGGGTACAGTATATGAGTACAATGATGTCAGGGTCAATTTACTGGCATATAGCCTGCTGCAGGTATGGAGAAAACCACTTCCCATAGTACTCAAAGAAAACATCATGGACCCTATAGGTGCATCCACTACCTGGAGATGGCATGGATATGAAAACTCTTATGTAAATATGGACGGACTCATGATGCAGTCGGTCAGTGGAGGCGGACACCATGGTGGTGGACTTTTTAGCAATACTATGGATATGGCGCGATTTGGTCTTTTATTTTTAAGAAACGGAAAGTGGAAAGAAAAACAACTCATATCAGAAAGGTGGATTCAGGAAGCTATACGACCATCTCTGACTCAAAAAGACTATGGATACCTTTGGTGGCTTAATTCTGACAAAAAATGGAAAAACGTCCCTTCCGGGGCATTTTATGCTTTGGGATATGGTGGTAATTATATCATTGTAGACAAGGAAAACGACATGGTTATCGTCATCAGATGGGTCAACGATAAAGTAGAAGAAGTGTTGAATCTCATTTATCAGAGTATGGTAAAAAAGTAG
- a CDS encoding M20/M25/M40 family metallo-hydrolase: MINLFKVLSLIILVLVCFLVINTFKITSKQLVGIEPAPPVAISDSAVIHLSEAIKFRTVSYSDLSMIDSAQFQKFIDYASQTYPLIHSQLKLEKVNSYALLYEWKGKNPSLKPVLLMGHYDVVPVIQGTERLWEHLPFAGDITESHVYGRGSLDDKTTVMGVYEAVEYLLKIGYQPERTYYLAFGHDEEVLGKNGAEEIASILEQRNIQLEYVLDEGGMIKQDGIEGLKKPIAMIGVAEKGYVTLQLTAIAEGGHSSMPPPTTAIGDLAQAIDRLQKNPFPYRLEGAADYMLDYLGPEMPFMNKMAMANRWLMKRIIINSLAKTNSGSAMLHTTTAPTILDAGLKENVLPIDASVKINFRILPGDSVAGVIRHVKKSIKNDSIKVDIVGGAGTEPSFVSDTSSYGFRWIHTTVKRCFPDVYVAPYLVIGGTDSRFFKKLSNSIYRFMPVRFTDEDLKRFHGTNERISKEDFKNVVRFYVELIRGS, from the coding sequence ATGATCAATTTATTCAAAGTTTTATCTCTGATTATCCTTGTACTGGTATGTTTTTTAGTGATTAATACTTTCAAAATCACATCAAAACAACTGGTCGGAATAGAACCCGCACCGCCTGTAGCTATTTCAGATTCAGCAGTAATTCATTTGTCTGAGGCCATAAAATTTCGAACAGTATCCTATTCGGATCTTTCTATGATTGACAGTGCCCAGTTTCAAAAGTTTATAGATTATGCTTCACAAACTTATCCTCTCATTCACAGCCAACTGAAGCTGGAAAAGGTTAATTCTTATGCGCTGCTCTACGAATGGAAAGGGAAAAATCCGTCATTAAAACCTGTATTGCTGATGGGGCATTATGATGTAGTACCCGTCATACAGGGTACGGAAAGACTATGGGAACACTTACCATTTGCAGGAGATATCACGGAGTCACATGTTTATGGCCGGGGATCCCTGGATGACAAAACCACCGTTATGGGCGTCTATGAAGCTGTTGAATATTTACTCAAAATTGGATATCAACCGGAAAGAACCTATTATCTTGCTTTCGGACACGACGAAGAAGTGTTGGGTAAAAATGGTGCTGAGGAGATTGCATCCATACTCGAACAAAGAAATATTCAGCTGGAATATGTACTGGATGAGGGTGGTATGATCAAACAGGATGGTATCGAAGGTTTAAAAAAGCCAATCGCTATGATCGGGGTTGCAGAAAAAGGATATGTGACCCTTCAGTTGACTGCGATTGCGGAGGGAGGTCACTCTTCTATGCCACCGCCTACTACTGCCATAGGTGATCTGGCTCAGGCAATAGATCGGTTACAAAAAAATCCATTTCCGTACCGGCTGGAAGGAGCAGCAGATTATATGCTTGATTACCTGGGACCTGAGATGCCTTTTATGAACAAAATGGCGATGGCCAACCGATGGCTTATGAAAAGAATAATCATCAATTCGCTGGCTAAAACCAATTCAGGAAGTGCTATGCTGCATACTACTACGGCCCCGACAATACTTGATGCAGGCCTTAAAGAAAACGTCTTACCCATAGACGCTTCCGTAAAAATCAATTTCCGCATCCTGCCAGGAGATTCAGTAGCTGGAGTGATCCGGCATGTTAAAAAATCGATTAAAAATGACAGTATTAAAGTGGATATTGTTGGTGGTGCAGGCACAGAACCATCTTTTGTTTCAGACACTTCTTCATATGGCTTCAGATGGATTCACACGACGGTCAAACGATGTTTTCCGGATGTGTATGTTGCCCCATACCTGGTAATAGGAGGAACGGACTCAAGATTTTTCAAAAAACTATCCAATAGCATCTACCGTTTTATGCCGGTAAGATTTACAGATGAAGACCTTAAAAGATTTCACGGAACAAATGAACGCATCAGCAAGGAAGATTTCAAAAACGTTGTGCGCTTTTATGTGGAACTGATCAGAGGAAGCTGA
- a CDS encoding beta-galactosidase — protein sequence MNTMKLAICLSLTFMLDCLSAQWTPAGEMIKTKWADKIDIQKVLPEYPRPIMERKEWQNLNGLWQYSINSANSPKPRKFDGNILVPFPVESSLSGVMKSVGKDKALWYNKTFNIPSGWKGKKVILHFGGVDWKTDVWINDIKIGSHTGGYSPFSFEISPYLHTKDQVITVKVWDPTSDGAQPRGKQVNHPNGIWYTPVTGIWQTVWLEPVDHTSIAQLKITPDIDKNSVSIQTFAENYKTGDIIQIKVFDGIQEVASEKSTFNIPADVFIDKPKLWSPESPFLYNMTIQIRRGDLVVDEVKSYFAMRKISINRDASGIVRMQLNNKDYFQYGTLDQGWWPDGLYTAPTDEALMYDIQKTKDHGYNMIRKHVKVEPQRWYMHCDRLGMLVWQDMPSGDGGNGWDMKNMFSGNEFQRSPESEKIFRKEWKEIIDFLYSYPSIVMWVPFNEAWGQFKTREITEWTQMYDPSRLVNAASGGNHIKTGHVLDIHHYPQPEMYLYDADRVNVLGEYGGIGLPLEGHLWQKDKNWGYVKFKNSNEVTDEYVKYAEKLKGMVLSGFSAAIYTQTTDVEGEVNGLMTYDRKVDKLDIERVKKANQEVIQILQNRR from the coding sequence ATGAACACAATGAAGCTTGCTATATGCCTAAGTTTGACATTTATGTTGGATTGCCTTTCTGCTCAATGGACACCTGCAGGTGAAATGATTAAAACCAAATGGGCAGATAAAATAGATATCCAAAAAGTGTTGCCCGAATATCCCCGGCCCATCATGGAACGAAAAGAATGGCAGAATTTAAATGGGCTTTGGCAATATAGTATTAATTCAGCCAATAGCCCAAAACCACGGAAATTTGACGGTAATATCCTTGTCCCGTTTCCTGTGGAATCAAGCTTATCAGGAGTCATGAAATCAGTAGGTAAAGATAAAGCCCTTTGGTACAACAAAACATTTAACATTCCATCAGGCTGGAAAGGGAAAAAGGTTATTTTACATTTTGGAGGAGTAGACTGGAAAACTGACGTCTGGATCAATGACATAAAAATAGGATCTCACACGGGAGGATATAGTCCTTTTTCTTTCGAAATTTCTCCGTACCTTCATACAAAAGATCAGGTCATCACTGTAAAAGTATGGGACCCAACCAGTGATGGTGCACAACCAAGAGGAAAACAAGTCAATCATCCTAATGGAATATGGTATACTCCGGTGACAGGTATCTGGCAGACTGTTTGGTTAGAGCCTGTAGATCATACGAGTATCGCCCAACTTAAGATCACACCTGACATAGATAAAAATAGTGTTAGTATCCAAACTTTTGCTGAAAACTATAAGACAGGAGATATTATTCAGATTAAAGTCTTTGATGGAATCCAGGAAGTTGCATCTGAGAAATCAACCTTTAATATACCAGCAGATGTCTTTATTGATAAACCCAAATTGTGGTCTCCTGAGTCACCTTTTTTGTATAACATGACGATCCAGATACGTCGGGGCGATTTGGTGGTTGACGAAGTGAAGAGTTATTTTGCCATGCGCAAGATATCAATAAATCGGGATGCAAGCGGAATCGTGCGAATGCAGTTGAACAATAAGGATTATTTTCAATACGGGACATTGGATCAGGGATGGTGGCCGGATGGACTTTATACGGCACCTACTGACGAAGCACTGATGTATGACATTCAAAAGACCAAAGATCATGGGTATAATATGATCCGAAAACACGTTAAAGTTGAGCCTCAACGCTGGTATATGCATTGCGACCGCTTGGGTATGCTGGTGTGGCAGGACATGCCGAGTGGTGATGGAGGCAATGGTTGGGATATGAAAAATATGTTTTCCGGCAATGAATTTCAGCGAAGTCCTGAATCAGAGAAAATATTCAGAAAAGAGTGGAAAGAGATTATTGACTTTTTATATTCTTACCCAAGTATAGTGATGTGGGTGCCATTTAATGAGGCATGGGGACAGTTTAAAACCAGAGAAATTACAGAATGGACACAAATGTATGACCCTTCTAGGCTTGTCAATGCTGCAAGCGGAGGCAATCATATCAAGACAGGTCATGTTTTGGATATCCATCATTATCCTCAACCGGAAATGTATTTGTATGATGCAGACCGTGTAAATGTTTTGGGTGAATATGGGGGTATTGGCTTACCTTTGGAAGGTCATTTGTGGCAAAAAGACAAAAACTGGGGATATGTCAAGTTTAAAAACTCCAATGAAGTCACAGACGAATACGTCAAATATGCCGAAAAGTTGAAGGGCATGGTACTTTCAGGGTTTTCGGCTGCAATTTACACTCAGACCACTGATGTGGAAGGCGAAGTAAACGGACTTATGACATACGACAGAAAAGTCGATAAACTCGACATAGAGCGGGTAAAAAAGGCAAATCAGGAAGTGATTCAAATACTTCAAAACAGAAGATAA